The nucleotide sequence TAAGTTCTTTATAAGTTGTCCATGTCTTCTGAAAATTGGCTACATGCATTTTGCAGGTTCATCTGATACGTGATAGATGCTAGGATCGAATTCCCTgggttattttctttaaatgttCCTATTACAAAGTAAAATATCCACACCcccaccccaaaaaaaaaaaaaaaaaaaaagaacacagTACTCCTTTGGATACGCTTCCTgctttctgttttttaaaatagaaaataatggtaactaatatataaaatatattaactcttatacaaaaagtatGGACTTATCTTATATCTTCAAAAATTaactttagaatttttaaaatttgaggtagtaaaaattttttaatacctcaattttttaaaagagtttttaaaagtcattattttttaaggtgaGTCCCAAAAAgtccttaattttttatagaagctactgtcattttttgttttgaataacagAAAACAAGAGGCATATCCCACCTTAgttactaaaaaaagaaaagtaaaaggatgCCATAAAGGACGAGCAACCATACTAAAAGCcaaaccaaaagaagaaaataggaaaaggaACAAAAAGAGCTACAATGGGCCTAAACTTCCCACACTCAAGTTGTCCCCAACAAAAACCTCTGACAAAGAAGCTCTTAGCTAGCCAACCGTTTTGCACATTAAGGGATCCATCAGAACAAAAAAACACATCACCTAAGAGATCCATGATTTCAAGCTTTGAGTTGCCctcttcatttgaaaaaaacaagAGAGAACAACATTTGAATGTACCTTTAGTTTAGGCTATTAATCGCCTAAAACctttgcccaaaaaaaaaaaaaaaagaatcttctACCCAAGCTAATATTGACATCTCTATAAGCAACTCGGGACCAATAGGCTAAGAAAAGCCCTACTGAATCCTCCACCATGACCTCAGGTAATCACCCCAATCCCCATTTGGCTTGGAAGCAAACACCTGTCAATGTTTAGTTTAAAACTCTGTAAGGATTGGAAGTTGGATACATCAAATGCCTACACACAAACATGCAACCAATCATACATGTTTACACAAGCCCAAGAAATATCTTACTTACTTGGCTACATCATCATGAAACTCATgctttttaatcatttttcactcATATCCCTCCATCAAATCCTCTTCTCCACTGAGAGAAGattatttgtatatttcttCTTCCATAGCTTCAGAAGTTCTGTAACAATCACCTTCACTAACAATTTTTCTCCTTAGTTTCAGAAGTTCTGTAATAATCACCTTCACTAACAATTTTTCTCCTTTCTAGGCAGTTCATTTATATATGCCTTTAGTAAATCTCTCtcccaaaaaacaaaaggaataaatgaaatttgagTCTGCTCATAAAGCCAATTAAACTCACCTTGTCAGTTTTCCCATTAGAGGGCAAACTTTCATAAGATCCCACAGCAGTCTTCTTTACTTTATCCGCCCCCAAGCCTCGTTTATTCTTCTTTAAATATGCTTGCACAGGTTCCAACCTACCCTGGTTACACCAAAGACTAATTAGCCAAATTTTCCACAGACTAGCTTCTATTTAGGTAAAAAGTCTGTGGCATCAAAGAGAGACAAACTGCAACACAactaattcaaaagaaaattgccAAAATATAAAACATGCAGCAAGAAACAGATTCCATGTTTTCCCAGCCAGGAATCAAACAACAGCTTCTAACAACTTAATCAACTGTATTTTCATACTGAAATTTCATAGCAGCCCAAGGAAGTTACCAAATAATTGTACAAACCATATAAACCCATCTGTTTTACTCTTTTGGATCCACCATCCACATGAGCAAACAGGTATTGTTCCTTtgaagaataaagaaaatagatatAAGCAACCAAAACTTATTGTTCCTGCTCAAGTTTGTGTTGATTCACAAGATGCTTTATATATTAGTCATAATTTATAGCTGAATCAATTGTTTCATAGCCTTTGGCATCACTATGCATGTGATATCaatgaatgagaaaaacaaTGTTCCTAAGCATTAGACCAGGAAAAGGATTGCATTATATAATCAAATACTACCtatcaacaataaaaaaatataatcgaATGCCAATTTTCATGCACCAATGCAAACAACACAAACTACAACCTACATTATCAGCATTAGGAAGGTTGAGACAATCTCCAGGGTTCAATGAATTTGAAACCTAAAATTTAACGAAACCAAGAAGTACCTGCTTCCCACACTCCTATTTAACCAGTCAATTGATTTAAAACAAACAACAcccccctccctccctctcctcTCCtccgaaaagaaaaaaaaaaccctagaaatcaCACCAGCCAGATTCATGAAACTAGTTGATGAACAAAGAGCAAACCTAAAataaattacaacaaaaaatcAAGCTAATTAAAGAATGCAAAGAACAAACCTGTCCAGAAACGCCAAGACCCGTCCCTTCTTTCCATCCGTGCTTCTTCAGAAGctgcaaaagaaaaaacccaCCTCAGTACTTGACCAAACCCTAGAAGTATACCATAccataaataattcaaaaatagataaataaatatttattaacaataaaatCTCCATTTGTTACGAAGGACAGTATTCTCCCAAGAGAAATTTTCATCCTGAAACCAattgaataacctcatataacCAGTCGCTTTTTCCAGGGCAAACCTTTGAATCAGCTACTATTTTCCTCGGAAACAAATAGACccagaggaaaaaaattaaaagaaaaaaaatgaaaaaaaaaaaaaaaaccctgaaCAAAAACCTTGAAGCCAATATTAGAGGAGTCGATGGAGGCTGTTGCTGCAGCTGAGTCTTCTCCCATGCGTTCCttgattttctctttcttccgacttttttctgtttctttcttttctcgcGCGCTACGTGGGTTGCCTTCCTCGAAGATGATGCCAACCCGGCCTTGTTTTAACTTTAATAACCCATGTAACaaatcttaattaaaaataatttctaaatattttgttcttaaaaaatacgtcacatttcataacaaatttgaattattttgcatattttcaatttttttcattctaagCTAGTCTATAAAGAAAACTATTTGTTCATATTTAagttctcaaataaaattttgtttttaaaaaagaaaattagtatatatttacggtttttgaaaatattgctAAATAGGTATGAGGGcctatttcaaaatatttttaaaaataatttttgaggaccattattaaaaacaattattctTTAGCCTCTTCACTATTAAGTCACTATACACTCATTTACAATAAAAGTTATCAAAACATCCCTccattttcaattgtttcttaaaatactctaaaaattttaaaacatctaaaatttattctaaaacaCGATCTATTTTGAgattaagtttttgaaaaactatttcctgTTATAAATCTTTGGAACATGTTTTCTACgtcacaaaattatttttgtaaataattttttcaaaactcataaAGGGTTTTCTTAAGGATAGGTATCATAGTACTCAATTTAAAATACAACAAGTTGTATTAGCCCCTTTtcactcaaaaatattttggttcaTAACTAAAGGAAGAATTTACCtcatcttttttatcttttaaggtCATGAAGCACTATCGCCAATCtcatcttcatattttttttcgaTAGAGTCTTTATCATATCACTATTACACTATGTTTCCACCGTtgccttctacttttcctttttgtggTACTCTTACATAAGAAGTATTTGCATTTGATGTACCCTTGCTTCTTACACTTATAGTAAATGATATCTTACTTTTCCTTTCCATGCTTAATGCTTCCCTTTTAGCATGGGGCTTCTTTCTTTGCTACTTCCAAGcttgatgaatttttaaattcccaTGCAATGAGTGCTATgaacttcttttcttcttttgtattttccacttcttaatagtttttttatggTGATTTCATGTATTATTAGAGATCCTATAAACTACTCCAAAGGTAGATATGTGAGGTCTTTGGCTTTTTGAATCACAGTAACCTTTGTTTCCGATTGCTTAGGCAATGACCTCAAatctttatcatttatttttatttagtgtAGATTTTTCCCAATGCTTGAAGACCATTGACAACACCTATGCACCTAGTAAACACCTCAACAATTATCTCATTATCTTTCCTATTAAACAACTCATAGTTATGCATAGACATTTATCTTGATTCTTTTAACTTAATTGGTTCCCCATAAGTTATTTCTAAAAGTCTTCATATATCCTTAGTCAATTCATATTGACATATCTTTGTATTCATTTCTATCTAGAGCACAATGGAAATAAGTTAAAActcttttagtttattttttttatatttagctCATGAGGTAGTTGATGCCAACTTGGTGTTAGGTTTATGTGCTAATGAACCTAAGGTAATCACTTGGGGTTAAATTGGGTAATGAGtactttttacaaattttacaattaTGAATGCACATGACAATTATATGTAATaatataacaacaataataaataaataaataaataaatacttataAATTATACGAAGAAGAGATAAAGACAGGcaaactcaatatttttataatttttcagcGCAACTTGATCTACATCTACTCTTCTTAAGTTTCAACTACATTAAGGGTTTTACTAATCCAAGATTTTTAAACCAAAGCCTTCAAATTCTTTACACTTAGATTATGATTTCAAAAGACTctcataataaaatttttaaggaTGAAGTCTCCAAAAATCtgttaaaccaaggtttggttcaTCATGATTTGATGATTACAAAATAAGATTTGGAACTAACAAGTATAATTTTAGTGTGTTTAGGCAAGAAagattttcaatgaaataatccaaaagatatcaattcaaaaggaaattaaaaagaaggaGAACACTTCAAAGAGatggtattttaaatattttaagatctCTTTGGAAGATTGTTGGCACACTAGGATCATATTatgtttcatattttattaaattgcCTTAATTCATCCAAGCGCCTAtatcaattttattcttttcaaatttggatgaaaaatctttctaaatgaaaaacACCTTTAATTATGTCATTCATGGTTTAAAAGGTTTCTAAAATGTTAAGGAGTTTGTCTAGTCAAATTTCCCtaagaaattttattctaaCAAAAGTTTCATAAAGTATAGAAttcttttatacatttttaatgatttttacaaaataagatTGATTCTTTTAAGGATTAAAACTCATGTTTTGACATGCAAGATTTCTAATTAAACCAATTTGATCCTTTAAAGGCCACTTGTACGTCaatttctcatgttttttttttttttttgtatgtttgACCACTAGTTGACTAAAGCGATGGATCACTTGACCCAAATAGTCAATTGGTTCAAGagaattttaataaaacaatttgaCAAAAGGCTATCTCAACCGACTAAGGTGGAAACCTTGATCGATCAAGGACTAGTTAAATTGGTTACTTGATCATATGAGCTATTAGGGCTTAATAGTTACCTATTAATGCATTTATTCCCCAACAACTAGTAGTCAATTTACTAGATGGTTAACGGGTTGAGCCTTAACAGTTTTTAATAACTAGTTTTGGCTTCCAACTCATACTTATAGGCTCGATGCTCATTGTATATTACATGAGAAATAACtcaaaatcattcttgaatattaTTTAAGCCTTAAGTGAGTGTGTTTGAGTACACCTTGTTTTAAAACATGCATTTCATCTTAGTAAACCTCAATCTTAGTTTTATCTTGTATCCACTTGAGCCTAAACTTGTACTAAGATTTTATTCTACATCAACTATAATTTTTGCAAAATATTACTAAGTGTGGAATTACTTAATGAAgttcaagagtgaggtatctcttAAGAATGTCCATTAGAACTATAGTCTAAGGAAGATAGTTTGAAGACTTTGTTTTTATAAGTCTTGTCGTTGTAAGGGCCCCTAAGAACAATAATCCAAGTGTAAAGTTTGAAGACTTTGATTGAAAGCCTTGTTAGTGAAACTTTCAATACAGTTGAAGCTTAAGGAGACTGGATATAGTCCATGTTATGTTGAAGCACTATAAGAATAGAGTTTACAtatctttctcttctttatttaatttataagcaATTATCAAGGTATTAAAGTACAAAAAAGTGACATAGATACGAAAAATATGATCTAATTATTAAGGTATAAAAAATGTGGCCTAGGGATTAAGGTACTAATAATATGACCTAGATACTGTTGGTAACCCTGAATTGCTTCGTTCCCTAGCCCtagatctcatagggtgcattCATATCTAATCTTAGGCTTTTTAGACTAATATAGCATAAACATATGATAACAAAAACCATAATATGACATAAATCTAGACATAGAAACTCATACTTATGATTTTGATGTTCCTAGATCGAATACAATCTAATGAAGATAGTTTGTAGGCATCGTAGATCTCAGAAACCCAATGATTTTCTGCCTAATTTCTTCTTTCAAGGATCTTGACACAAGAAAAGGGTGAACTTCTCTTTCTAGAGAGGAGGTTAGGGTTTGCTCTTTGAAGTTTAGAAAACAATAGGAAAAATTGAACCCCTAAATCCTTAAGGGGTTTTATATAGACTTCCCTGTGAGCTTAAGCGACTTAAGCCGATTTGGACTTAGGTTAGTTAATCTAGCCCActtaggtcctaattaattaattaaccttattGGGTCCTATTAATTCATTAGTCTAATCTAGAAAGTCTATTTATAAGATCCATACCAACCTTACATTTTATTAAAGTACCCTTATGCACATTTATGAATTACAAACCCAAAAATCTCTAAAATAAAAGTTCCATCATGAATCAAAAGCTCAAACAAGGACCACTGAGactcataagaaaatattaactttctcataatccaattctgaagttaaATCAACACTACTAAAGAAAGTTAATTGCATTTTAGTATCCTATGACATTACAATGAAGCAAAGCTTGGGattatgacctactatccactacatatAGACCCCTTATGAATTAGTGTCATAATCTAACATGGTCTATGATATCAACCTCACAAGATCACCTTTCTAAttcttgagttataaatccttttattaagtgatcaactgacatactctaactcacaAAGAGCATAAGCTAAATTCCACTTAAAAAATCACCACAACCATAATTTTCCTAACCACGTGTCCTTAGGATCATCCAAGGGGACATGTTGTCTCAATCTCATGGGATATCATGATACCTCTATCGAAAATACCTGTTatcaccaacctccatcaatagtgacctaatccatagggaatatatcatcaccttagggtctcatccataggtcaaagtttcctattgatttcaatatAGTTTCAATATCCTtacaaggttgagagtccatgcaacatAGCAACTTAATGAATTATGACTAACTAATAgttaatgtcatgattcaccataggtcctgtccaatgtgtaatcTTACACACTAATACATTTGTCATGGGAAAATCATCttaatgaccaagacaagttatCCTTATAATTAGCAGTGG is from Vitis riparia cultivar Riparia Gloire de Montpellier isolate 1030 chromosome 10, EGFV_Vit.rip_1.0, whole genome shotgun sequence and encodes:
- the LOC117923799 gene encoding G patch domain and ankyrin repeat-containing protein 1, whose amino-acid sequence is MGEDSAAATASIDSSNIGFKLLKKHGWKEGTGLGVSGQGRLEPVQAYLKKNKRGLGADKVKKTAVGSYESLPSNGKTDKEHLPTRKKRKTVSKRMKKMLEEEKQLQEKEFERAFFREFWPDNV